CCAATACGGCGGCGTTCCACCTTATTGGGAGACGCGCGTCTATGTTGGCCGCGTGATCCGCGACTTCAACCGCAGGAAACTGGCCGCGAAGAAGGCGGCGCCTGCCAGGCCCCGCAGCCCCGGGCCCGTCTCCGGATACTGAGAACCCGCCCGGTGTGCCCGCGCAACTTCCTTCATTTTCGCTTTCGCGGGCATTTGCTTTGTCGTTGGCACGTCATTTAGCTTGGGAGATTCGCATCGACCCACCGGCCCATCCATCACTCTCATGACGCGAAAGCGTGCGCTGATTCTCGCCGTCGTAACTGTCGGACTGATGGCGCTGGTGTATCTCCAGTTCCGTACCTGGAAAAAATTCGATTGGGGGCGCTTTCGCGAGGGACTGGAGGGGGTGCGCTTGCTGCCCATCGCCGGCGCCGTCGTGCTGATCTACGTGGACTACTTCCTGCGGGCGATCCGCTGGAAGATCTTTCTTCGCCCGGTGAAGCGCGTGCCGCTGCGCGAACTGATCGCGCCGCAGTTCATCGGTTTCACCGGCCTGGCGCTGCTGGGGCGTCCGGGCGAGCTGATCCGTCCTTATTTGATCGCGCGCCGGCAGGGTATGTCCTTTGCATCGCAAATCGCGGTCTGGATGGTGGAGCGCATCTTCGACATAGGGGCGTACACCATCCTCGTGGCCCCCGTTTTCCTGCATCCGCCCGACGATATCTCATACGCCGACCAGTTTCCGCGCGCGGGCGTGTTCCTGCTGTGCTCGATCGCGGCGCTGGTAACAGTTGCGGTTTTTGTCCGCAGGAAAGGGCTCGCGATCGCGGCGCGGCTGGAGGCCGGCTGCCCGCCGAATTCCTTCCGCGGCAAGCTGGCACGGCGCATCCGCGTCTTCCGCGATGGGTTGAACACGATCCATGACACGGCATCGTTCATCCAGATCATCGGTATTTCGGTGCTGATCTGGTTCGTGATTGCGTGGGCGTACTGGCTGGTGACGCACGCGTATCCGTACGCGCCGGCCGACTTCCAGCAGATGGTTCCGCCCGATCTGACCCTGCAGCATGTGATTCTGCTGATGGGCTTCTCCATTGCCGGCGGCGTGGTGCAGTTGCCGGCCGTCGGAGGCGGATCACAACTGGCGACGATCGGCGCCATGCTGTACGTGTTCGAGATGCCCAAGGAGCTGGCGGTAAGCTGCGGCATCCTGATCTGGCTGGTGACGTTCATGGCGGTGATTCCCGCGGGCCTGCTGCTGGCGCGCTCCGAGCACGTTTCGCTGCGGCGCCTCTCGGCCGAAAGCCACCTGCCCAACAATGGCCGCGAGACTGCCTGATAGAATTCCTGTTTCCCGGGCAACACCGGCGCGCGCCCGACGTGCGCGGCGCGCGGCGGCGGTCAGGGGCCTTACGGGTGTTCGCCGGAGGCAGCCAGCTCGGCGGTTTTCAAATAAATGAAGTGCCCTTTTTGCGGTCATGAGAACGACAAGGTGGTGGACTCGCGCGAGTCCAAGGAGGGCGAATCCATTCGCCGGCGGCGCGAGTGCCTGAAGTGCGAAAAGCGCTTCACTACGTACGAGCGGATTGACGAGATTCCGTACATGGTCGTCAAGAAAGACGGCCGCCGCGAAAAGTTCGAGCGGCAGAAGGTGCTGAACGGGCTGCTGCGCGCCTGCGAAAAGCGTCCGGTGGCGATTGGCAAGCTGGAGCAGATCGTGAACCAGGCGGAAGCATACGTGATTGATTCCCCTGAGGGAGAGCGCACCGCGAAGGAAATCGGCGAGCTGATCATGGAGCAGCTCAAGCGGCTCGACAAGGTCGCCTACGTGCGCTTTGCATCGGTATACCTGGACTTTAAGGACGTGAAAGAATTCATGGCCGAGCTGAAAGAGCTGATCGAGACCAAAGAAAAACCGGCTGCGAAAGCCCAGCCGAGATAAGCGGGTTTCAAGTTTCAGGTGTTCATTTCGCATTTTTCATTTTGCATTTTGAATTCGGTATGACTCACCGAATCACACTCATCCCCGGCGACGGCATCGGTCCGGAAGTCACCCGCGCCGTGGTGCGCATCCTTGAAGCCACTGGCCTGAAGTTCGAGTGGGAGAGCTACGAGGCTGGCGCCGAGGCTTACGCCAAGTGCGGCGAGTACATGCCGAAGGCGCTGATCGAGTCGCTGGAGCGCAACAAGATCGGCCTCAAGGGCCCGGTCACGACGCCCATCGGCGGCGGCTTCCAGAGCATCAACGTGGCGCTGCGCAAGCGCTTCGAGCTGTTCGCCAACTTCCGGCCCATCCGCAACCTGCCCGGCATTCCCACGCGCTATCCCGAGGTGGACCTGATCATCGTGCGCGAGAACACCGAGGGTGAGTACTCGGGCATCGAGCACGAGGTGGTCCCGGGTGTGGTCGAGAGTCTCAAGATCATCACCGAACGAGCGTCGACGCGCATCGCGCGCTTCGCCTTCGAGTACGCGCGGCGGGAGAAGCGCAAGAAGAT
This is a stretch of genomic DNA from Terriglobales bacterium. It encodes these proteins:
- the nrdR gene encoding transcriptional regulator NrdR; the encoded protein is MKCPFCGHENDKVVDSRESKEGESIRRRRECLKCEKRFTTYERIDEIPYMVVKKDGRREKFERQKVLNGLLRACEKRPVAIGKLEQIVNQAEAYVIDSPEGERTAKEIGELIMEQLKRLDKVAYVRFASVYLDFKDVKEFMAELKELIETKEKPAAKAQPR
- a CDS encoding lysylphosphatidylglycerol synthase transmembrane domain-containing protein; amino-acid sequence: MTRKRALILAVVTVGLMALVYLQFRTWKKFDWGRFREGLEGVRLLPIAGAVVLIYVDYFLRAIRWKIFLRPVKRVPLRELIAPQFIGFTGLALLGRPGELIRPYLIARRQGMSFASQIAVWMVERIFDIGAYTILVAPVFLHPPDDISYADQFPRAGVFLLCSIAALVTVAVFVRRKGLAIAARLEAGCPPNSFRGKLARRIRVFRDGLNTIHDTASFIQIIGISVLIWFVIAWAYWLVTHAYPYAPADFQQMVPPDLTLQHVILLMGFSIAGGVVQLPAVGGGSQLATIGAMLYVFEMPKELAVSCGILIWLVTFMAVIPAGLLLARSEHVSLRRLSAESHLPNNGRETA